One window of the Melanotaenia boesemani isolate fMelBoe1 chromosome 14, fMelBoe1.pri, whole genome shotgun sequence genome contains the following:
- the ivns1abpa gene encoding influenza virus NS1A-binding protein homolog A: MIPNGYLIFEDESFLDSTVAKMNALRKSGQFCDVRLQVCGHELMAHRAVLACCSPYLFEIFNSDIEPHGVSHVTFEDLDPEAVEVLLNYAYTAQLKADKELVKDVYSAAKRFKMERVKQICGDYLLSKMDSQNAISFRNFASSMGDSRLLAKVDAYIQDHLLAVSEQEDFLKLPRLKLEVMLEDNLALPSNGKLYSKVLNWVQRSLWENGDQLERLMEEVQMLYYSPDHKLVDGGLVIEGHSEVFGGEDDHLQFVQKKPVRESTQRQLSCSSSGSLSPSNQAANAPKQTTRRDWKYIASEKTTNNNYLCLAVLDGVLCVIFLHSRSSPQTSPSATPCLMKSLSFEAQPEELNEHPLSPMHYARSGLGTAGLNDRLIAAGGYNREECLRTVECYDPKEDCWTFIAPMRTPRARFQMAVLMGQLYVIGGSNGHSDELSCGETYNPHTDEWAQVPELRTNRCNAGVCSLNNKLYVVGGSDPCGQKGLKNCDAFDPVIKTWSSCASLNIRRHQAAVCELDGFMYAIGGAESWNCLNTVERYNPENNTWTLVAPMNVARRGAAVAVYAGKLFVVGGFDGSHALRCVEVYDPARNDWRMLGSMMSSRSNAGVAVLGETIYAVGGFDGNEFLNTVEVYNPETDEWNDYTQAPSPLSD, from the exons ATGATTCCAAACGGCTATTTGATTTTTGAGGATGAAAGTTTCCTGGATTCCACCGTGGCCAAAATGAATGCTCTGAGAAAGAGTGGTCAGTTCTGTGATGTTAGACTGCAG GTTTGTGGTCATGAGCTGATGGCTCATCGTGCTGTTCTGGCTTGTTGCAGCCCCTACTTGTTTGAGATCTTTAATAGTGATATTGAGCCTCATGGAGTCTCACATGTCACTTTTGAGGACTTGGACCCAGAGGCTGTGGAGGTCTTGCTCAACTATGCCTACACTGCCCA ACTAAAAGCAGACAAGGAGTTGGTCAAGGATGTATACTCTGCAGCCAAAAGGTTCAAGATGGAGCGAGTCAAAcag ATTTGTGGTGACTACCTGCTGTCTAAAATGGATTCCCAGAATGCCATCTCTTTtcgaaactttgccagctctaTGGGTGATTCCAGACTTTTGGCCAAGGTGGACGCGTACATTCAAGACCATCTTCTTGCAGTGTCTGAACAGGAAGACTTCCTTAAACTCCCCCGCCTCAAG TTAGAAGTGATGCTAGAAGACAACTTGGCCCTGCCCAGCAATGGCAAGCTCTATTCAAAAGTGCTAAACTGGGTGCAGCGTAGCCTTTGGGAGAATGGAGACCAACTGGAACGactgatggaggag GTGCAAATGCTGTACTACTCACCTGACCATAAGCTGGTGGATGGAGGGTTGGTGAttgaggggcacagtgaggtgTTTGGTGGCGAGGACGACCACCTTCAGTTTGTGCAG AAGAAACCCGTACGGGAGAGCACCCAGAGACAGCTGAGCTGCAGCTCCTCAGGAAGTCTCTCACCATCCAACCAAGCAGCAAATGCCCCAAAACAGACCACCAGGAGAGACTGGAAGTACATCGCCTCAGAGAAGACCACAA ACAACAACTATCTGTGTCTGGCTGTGCTGGACGGAGTGCTGTGTGTGATCTTCCTGCACAGTCGCAGCAGCCCTCAGACATCTCCTTCTGCCACGCCATGCCTGATGAAGAGCCTCAGCTTTGAAGCGCAGCCTGAGGAGCTGAACGAGCACCCACTGTCACCCATGCATTATGCTCGCTCTGGTCTGGGCACTGCAGGGCTGAATGACAGACTCATCGCAGCAG GAGGCTACAACAGAGAGGAGTGTCTGAGAACTGTGGAGTGTTATGACCCCAAGGAGGACTGCTGGACCTTCATCGCACCCATGCGGACTCCAAGGGCTCGATTCCAGATGGCAGTGCTTATG GGCCAGCTGTACGTGATCGGAGGCTCGAACGGACATTCTGATGAGCTGAGCTGTGGGGAGACATACAATCCGCATACTGATGAGTGGGCACAAGTACCAGAGCTCAGGACAAACCGCTGCAATGCAG GTGTCTGCTCCTTGAACAACAAACTTTATGTTGTTGGCGGGTCCGACCCCTGTGGGCAGAAGGGCCTGAAGAACTGTGATGCTTTTGACCCCGTGATCAAAACCTGGTCCAGCTGTGCCTCCCTTAACATCA GGAGGCACCAGGCTGCAGTGTGCGAGTTGGATGGCTTCATGTATGCCATTGGAGGGGCTGAGTCGTGGAACTGCCTCAACACTGTGGAACGCTACAACCCCGAGAACAACACCTGGACTCTGGTAGCCCCCATGAATGTGGCTCGCAGGGGAGCTGCTGTTGCTGTCTACGCAG GCAAACTGTTTGTCGTTGGTGGCTTCGATGGCTCCCATGCTCTCCGCTGTGTGGAGGTTTACGACCCAGCCCGCAATGACTGGAGGATGCTGGGGAGCATGATGTCGTCCCGCAGCAACGCGGGCGTGGCTGTGCTGGGCGAAACGATCTACGCTGTGGGCGGCTTTGACGGAAACGAATTCCTCAACACGGTGGAGGTGTACAACCCAGAGACGGACGAATGGAACGACTACACCCAAGCTCCATCTCCTCTCTCTGACTGA